In Holophagales bacterium, one DNA window encodes the following:
- a CDS encoding protein kinase: protein MSAEPSWRERLAAAIADGEAVNYPQAVALSESQEVTDFRDLERIAKAFSRAAAAGSPAAVPRAPTLFRWGSLEVLEKVGEGAFGEVFRAYDPVLEREVALKLRRGGPSAVEQSGRRYLEEARRLARVRHPHVLAVYGAAVHDGRVGLWTELIDGESLEERLVREGPLPAEETLRIGLDLASALTAIHRAGLAHGDVKAANVLQERGGRVVLADLSAARELDGSPVGALEGTPLAMAPELLEGGTPGPSSDLYALGALLFRLLSGRHPVEATTLAELRERLAASPVPSLALLRADLPEALTGAVDRAIARDARERFASAVEMAEALAVEPEATPSPGTDRAGRWRRRGLVAGAVGIAGAAGLWFAVQAGPRFAEGLPVNPGLAVLGFQTSGSGDTTGLRSALTELLVTDLGAGSGLHLAPPEATARMRRDLRLDGSDRLPPATLAAIGRNLDVVVVASGAVRAAAGEPRQLEIVVRLERVDRPGTVLTARRSGSETELLALVADLSQELRRALGAPPAVAATSRLWPLAPEASRLYAVGLEKLRDGDARGALASLSRATELAPESAGPWFAWAQAEQALGGRARAVEPARTAFRLAAGLPELERRRIEVFYYRMTNEWEAALAAVRAAVAASPGDPDLELARVDLEVAAGHPREALALLDKLQAPGTPGARDARFAIARCRVLQRIGDWPRMVEAARVAREMAKAQASPYYEARASLHQSAALCYLGRPHEGAPLAAEAVRLAALVADPKLSIDALNAQATVAKYSHERSAAEAIWRQALAAARAIGDRLNEQTMLYNLAVLAGDQGNLHGQAEHGRQALAICNELRLESCSVELSTMLGGVLLYTGPIDEAHELLTSAFEYHRQHGQRSREGEAVAFLAEWAQKRDDLAASAGFARQWLALMRENGEPRLIDWARANVFWVELDGGADIDPDGELAAVARRAAEQKDTDLEGMARAMRGLAALRRGRLDLAESETRHAIELVPPPVTPFICYFNWWIRGDVLLARGELAELDREVPRLLELTRRLGVVSEELEGELLAAKLTAAHGDAARARANLVDLAAEARAKGYLRTARRATDAAARLGRS from the coding sequence ATGAGCGCCGAGCCGAGTTGGCGAGAGCGGCTGGCCGCCGCGATCGCCGACGGCGAAGCGGTCAACTATCCCCAGGCGGTCGCGCTCAGCGAGAGCCAGGAGGTCACCGACTTCCGCGATCTCGAGCGGATCGCCAAGGCGTTCTCTCGCGCCGCTGCGGCGGGCTCCCCGGCGGCCGTGCCACGGGCGCCGACGCTGTTTCGTTGGGGCAGTCTCGAGGTGCTCGAGAAGGTGGGCGAAGGGGCGTTCGGCGAGGTCTTCCGCGCCTACGACCCGGTGCTCGAGCGCGAAGTCGCGCTGAAGCTGCGGCGCGGCGGACCGAGCGCGGTCGAGCAGAGCGGCCGGCGCTACCTCGAGGAGGCCAGACGCCTGGCGCGGGTTCGCCATCCGCACGTCCTGGCGGTCTACGGTGCCGCGGTGCACGACGGGAGGGTGGGGCTGTGGACCGAGTTGATCGACGGCGAGTCGCTCGAGGAGCGGCTGGTGCGCGAGGGTCCACTCCCGGCCGAAGAGACTCTCCGCATCGGGCTCGATCTCGCTTCGGCGCTCACCGCGATCCATCGCGCCGGCCTGGCTCACGGAGATGTCAAGGCGGCCAATGTGCTGCAGGAGCGGGGCGGTCGGGTCGTGCTCGCCGACCTCTCGGCCGCCCGGGAGCTCGACGGTTCCCCGGTGGGCGCGCTCGAAGGGACGCCGCTCGCCATGGCGCCGGAGCTGCTCGAAGGCGGAACGCCGGGCCCGAGCTCCGACCTCTATGCGCTCGGGGCGCTGCTCTTCCGCCTTCTCAGCGGGCGCCATCCGGTCGAGGCGACGACGCTCGCCGAGTTGCGCGAGCGACTTGCCGCATCGCCGGTTCCGTCGCTGGCGCTCCTGCGGGCCGACCTGCCCGAGGCGTTGACCGGGGCGGTCGACCGCGCGATCGCCCGGGATGCGCGGGAGCGCTTCGCCAGCGCCGTCGAGATGGCCGAGGCGTTGGCGGTCGAGCCGGAGGCGACACCCTCGCCCGGAACCGATCGAGCCGGTCGCTGGCGACGCCGGGGCCTCGTCGCCGGAGCTGTCGGCATCGCCGGCGCGGCGGGACTCTGGTTCGCTGTGCAGGCCGGTCCGCGGTTTGCCGAGGGGCTTCCGGTGAACCCGGGTCTCGCGGTGCTGGGGTTTCAGACCAGCGGGTCCGGGGACACGACGGGCCTCCGATCGGCTCTGACCGAGCTCCTGGTCACCGATCTGGGCGCCGGAAGCGGACTTCACCTGGCGCCGCCCGAGGCGACCGCGAGGATGCGGCGGGACCTTCGCCTCGATGGGAGTGACCGACTCCCTCCGGCGACGCTGGCGGCGATCGGCCGCAACCTCGACGTCGTCGTGGTGGCGAGCGGAGCCGTCCGCGCTGCGGCCGGGGAGCCCCGACAGCTCGAGATCGTCGTCCGACTCGAGCGCGTCGACCGCCCGGGAACGGTGCTGACGGCACGCCGCAGCGGCAGCGAGACGGAGCTGCTGGCATTGGTCGCCGACCTCTCCCAGGAGTTGCGCCGCGCGCTCGGCGCGCCGCCGGCGGTCGCCGCGACCTCGCGCCTCTGGCCGCTCGCGCCCGAAGCGAGCCGCCTCTATGCCGTCGGCCTCGAGAAGCTGCGCGACGGCGACGCGCGCGGGGCGCTCGCTTCTCTCTCCCGCGCCACCGAGCTGGCGCCCGAATCGGCCGGTCCCTGGTTCGCCTGGGCACAGGCCGAGCAGGCGCTGGGCGGGCGGGCGCGAGCCGTCGAGCCGGCGCGCACGGCCTTTCGCCTGGCCGCCGGACTGCCCGAGCTCGAGCGGCGGCGCATCGAGGTCTTCTACTACCGGATGACCAACGAATGGGAGGCGGCGCTGGCGGCGGTGCGCGCTGCCGTCGCCGCCTCGCCCGGAGATCCTGATCTCGAGCTCGCCCGGGTCGATCTCGAAGTGGCAGCTGGCCATCCACGGGAAGCGCTTGCGCTCCTCGACAAGCTGCAGGCACCCGGAACCCCCGGGGCGCGCGATGCGCGCTTCGCCATCGCGCGCTGCCGCGTGCTCCAGCGGATCGGCGACTGGCCGCGCATGGTCGAAGCCGCCCGCGTGGCGCGCGAGATGGCCAAGGCCCAGGCGTCGCCCTACTACGAAGCGCGGGCGAGCCTTCATCAATCGGCGGCGCTCTGCTACCTGGGCCGCCCGCACGAAGGGGCGCCGCTCGCCGCCGAGGCGGTGCGTCTCGCCGCGCTCGTTGCCGATCCCAAGCTGTCGATCGACGCGTTGAACGCCCAAGCGACCGTGGCGAAGTACTCGCACGAGCGTTCCGCCGCCGAGGCGATCTGGCGCCAGGCGCTGGCGGCGGCGCGCGCCATCGGCGATCGGCTGAACGAACAGACGATGCTCTACAACCTGGCGGTGCTGGCCGGGGATCAGGGCAATCTCCACGGACAGGCCGAGCACGGTCGGCAGGCGCTGGCAATCTGCAACGAGCTGCGGCTCGAAAGCTGTAGCGTCGAGCTGTCGACCATGCTCGGTGGCGTCCTCCTCTATACCGGGCCGATCGACGAAGCGCACGAGCTGCTGACCAGCGCCTTCGAATACCACCGTCAGCACGGGCAGCGCAGCCGCGAGGGCGAAGCGGTCGCCTTCCTCGCCGAATGGGCGCAGAAGCGCGACGACCTTGCCGCGTCGGCCGGCTTCGCGCGACAGTGGCTCGCTCTCATGCGCGAGAACGGCGAGCCGCGTTTGATCGACTGGGCTCGGGCCAACGTCTTCTGGGTCGAGCTCGACGGCGGCGCGGACATCGATCCGGACGGCGAGCTGGCGGCCGTCGCCCGCCGTGCCGCCGAGCAGAAGGACACCGACCTCGAGGGCATGGCGCGGGCGATGCGCGGCCTCGCGGCGTTGCGGCGCGGCCGCCTCGACCTGGCCGAGAGCGAGACCCGACACGCCATCGAGCTCGTGCCGCCGCCGGTCACACCCTTCATCTGCTA